A region from the Desulfoglaeba alkanexedens ALDC genome encodes:
- a CDS encoding hemolysin family protein, translating to MLYLELLIVLFLTLMNGVLAMSELAVISSRKSRLEHLANQGSRGARAALRLIDDPSRFLSTVQIGITLVGIIAGAFSGATLGQRLGAWLNAFPLISPYGGSVGIGITVVGITYLSLVIGELVPKRIALTQPERVACLVAGPMRGLSLVAAPAVWVLHISTERVLRLLGLAGARETTVTEDEVKSLIAEGTQAGIFVPQEQKMIEGVLRLADRPVRLIMTPRIQIVWVDVKSDKNTIIEMVRSHRFSRLLVCDGTVDHPVGVIHTKNLLPEALGCEDVTLSELVTPILYVPDRTTVLKLLNRFKKEKVHLAVVVDEYGTTEGLVTLTDVFEAIAGDLPERGEDDGPEIVQRDDGSWLADGTVPTDEIETLTGIYMGENVETLAGFVLDHLGRIPKAGASFNHGNARFEVVDMDGNRIDKVLIAVDRK from the coding sequence ATGCTTTATCTTGAACTCCTAATCGTTTTGTTCCTTACGTTGATGAACGGCGTTCTCGCCATGTCCGAGCTGGCCGTCATTTCATCGCGAAAAAGCCGCCTCGAGCATCTGGCCAACCAGGGCAGCCGTGGTGCGCGCGCCGCTCTTCGCCTGATTGACGACCCCAGCCGGTTCCTTTCTACGGTTCAGATCGGCATTACGCTGGTCGGCATCATCGCCGGGGCATTCAGCGGTGCAACATTGGGCCAGCGACTCGGAGCTTGGCTGAACGCGTTTCCGCTGATTTCACCCTACGGCGGTTCTGTCGGCATAGGTATCACGGTTGTCGGCATAACTTATCTGTCGTTGGTCATCGGAGAACTCGTTCCGAAGCGGATAGCGTTGACTCAGCCTGAACGGGTCGCCTGCTTGGTGGCCGGACCGATGCGCGGACTTTCCTTGGTTGCGGCTCCGGCTGTATGGGTACTGCATATCTCAACCGAGAGGGTCTTGCGCCTTTTGGGTTTGGCTGGAGCCCGCGAGACAACCGTCACCGAAGACGAGGTCAAGTCGCTGATTGCCGAGGGAACGCAAGCGGGCATTTTTGTTCCCCAGGAACAGAAAATGATCGAAGGCGTTCTCCGCCTGGCGGATCGTCCCGTACGGCTAATCATGACACCGCGCATACAGATCGTTTGGGTGGACGTCAAATCCGACAAGAACACGATTATCGAAATGGTGCGGTCCCATCGTTTTTCTCGGCTGCTGGTTTGCGACGGAACGGTGGACCATCCCGTCGGCGTTATCCATACCAAAAACCTTCTGCCTGAAGCCCTTGGCTGTGAAGACGTCACTCTATCCGAGTTGGTCACCCCGATATTATACGTCCCGGACCGCACAACGGTCCTTAAGCTTCTGAATCGTTTCAAGAAGGAAAAAGTGCACCTGGCCGTTGTGGTGGATGAATACGGTACCACTGAAGGTCTGGTGACACTCACTGACGTGTTCGAGGCCATCGCCGGGGATCTTCCGGAACGAGGAGAAGATGATGGACCCGAGATTGTGCAAAGGGACGACGGGTCGTGGCTGGCGGACGGGACGGTTCCCACCGACGAAATCGAAACCTTAACCGGCATCTATATGGGAGAAAACGTGGAGACGCTGGCGGGTTTCGTGCTGGATCATCTGGGACGCATACCCAAAGCCGGTGCAAGCTTTAACCACGGGAACGCACGCTTTGAGGTCGTCGATATGGACGGTAACCGCATCGACAAGGTGCTTATCGCAGTCGACCGCAAATAG